AACTGGCACAGGGAGTAGTTTACCTTAGGCCGACGAGCTTCTTTAGCTCCTCAAGCTCTTTAGGAGTTAGACTTCTAAACTCGCCAACCGGGAGCTCCCCGAGCTCCAAGTTCCCAAACTTTACCCTCTTTAAGTACTTTACCGGGTGTCCTATACGGCTAAACATCCTCTTTACCTGATGGTACTTTCCCTCTGTTATCTCAATCTCCACCTCTGAAGAGTCCTTACCGGAGCTAAGAATTCTTACTTTAGCAGGTTTAGCCTTAAAGTCCTTAAACTCCATTCCCTTCCTTAGTGGTTCAAGCTCTTCCTCCTTTACCTCTCCCTCAACTACGACGTAGTAGACCTTTGGGACTTTCCACTTTGGATGGGTTAGCCTGTGGGCAAGCTCCCCGTCGTTGGTTATGAGGAGAAGGCCTTCAGTGTCCTTGTCAAGCCTCCCGACGGGGAAGAGCTTTTCTGGACGGGGGATGCCGGCAAGGAGCTCCATAACCGTCATTTCCCTATCCTTTGTTGACGTAACGTAGCCTCTTGGTTTATTGAGAATTAAGTAGTAGTCCTTCTCGTACTCAACAAGCTCCCCGTCAACCAGAACCTCGTCTTTTTCCGGGTCAACCTGAAATTTGGGAACGGTAACCACTTCTCCGTTGACAGTGACGTGTCCCTTCATTATGAGTTTTTTCACCTGAGAGCGTGTTCCAAACCCCGCTTCTGCGAGGAGTCTATCAAGCCTCATTTTTCCTCCGTTTGTTTCCTGACTACAAAAAAGCTAACCGACAGCCAGTAGGAAGCGAAGAAGGTTATGAAGTTAATGAAAACGGATAGCACCTGAAACAGCTTTTCCCTCTCTATGAGGGGAGCTAAGGCACTCTCAGTTCCTACGGCGAGAACCAGAAAGGTAAGTAGTTGAACTACAAAAGCCTTT
The sequence above is a segment of the Phorcysia thermohydrogeniphila genome. Coding sequences within it:
- a CDS encoding pseudouridine synthase codes for the protein MRLDRLLAEAGFGTRSQVKKLIMKGHVTVNGEVVTVPKFQVDPEKDEVLVDGELVEYEKDYYLILNKPRGYVTSTKDREMTVMELLAGIPRPEKLFPVGRLDKDTEGLLLITNDGELAHRLTHPKWKVPKVYYVVVEGEVKEEELEPLRKGMEFKDFKAKPAKVRILSSGKDSSEVEIEITEGKYHQVKRMFSRIGHPVKYLKRVKFGNLELGELPVGEFRSLTPKELEELKKLVGLR